From Oryza sativa Japonica Group chromosome 4, ASM3414082v1, one genomic window encodes:
- the LOC112938721 gene encoding UDP-glycosyltransferase 85A5 — MSVNDIYDMRGKAACKICVVGSGVLRAWCPQDKVLEHDAVGVFLTHSGWNSTLESPASGVPMLSWLFFAEQQTNCRYKQTEWGVAMEIGGEAWRGEVAAMTLEAMEGEKGREMRQRAEEWKHKAVQVTLLGGPWDTNLDRVIHEVLLSCKDKTLRVNGESA, encoded by the exons ATGTCTGTGAATGACATATACGATATGAGAGG AAAAGCAGCATGCAAAATATGCGTCGTGGGCAGTGGCGTCCTCCGGGCGTGGTGCCCGCAGGATAAGGTTCTCGAGCACGACGCTGTGGGTGTGTTCCTGACGCACTCCGGGTGGAACTCGACGCTGGAGAGCCCCGCCTCCGGCGTGCCGATGCTGAGCTGGCTGTTCTTCGCGGAGCAGCAGACGAACTGCCGGTACAAGCAGACAGAGTGGGGCGTCGCGATGGagatcggcggcgaggcgtggcgaggagaggtggcggccaTGACACTGGAGGCCATGGAAGGGGAGAAGGGGCGTGAGATGCGGCAGCGTGCAGAAGAGTGGAAGCATAAGGCTGTACAAGTGACGCTGCTAGGTGGGCCCTGGGACACCAACCTTGACCGAGTCATCCACGAGGTGCTGCTGTCATGTAAGGATAAAACTCTCAGGGTGAATGGTGAGAGTGCTTAA